Proteins found in one Streptomyces sp. CB09001 genomic segment:
- a CDS encoding TetR-like C-terminal domain-containing protein, with protein MPRVGLTTDRVVAAAAGLADEAGFEAVTVSALARHFGVKDASLYTHVRNLQDLRVRVALLAGGELIEEIAAAVAGRAGKEALAAFAGAYRAYALRHPGRYAATQIRVDQSLVADSPTLRRTTEITYGMLRSYGLTEPDLTDAVRLLRSTFHGYCALESSGAFGAPRDVQASWDKAVDALHVALENWPRA; from the coding sequence ATGCCCCGAGTGGGTCTTACCACGGACCGTGTCGTCGCCGCGGCCGCCGGCCTGGCCGACGAGGCCGGCTTCGAGGCGGTCACCGTCTCCGCGCTCGCCCGGCACTTCGGGGTGAAGGACGCCAGCCTGTACACCCACGTGCGCAACCTCCAGGACCTGCGCGTCCGGGTCGCGCTGCTGGCCGGCGGCGAGCTGATCGAGGAGATCGCCGCGGCGGTGGCCGGCCGGGCGGGGAAGGAGGCGCTGGCCGCCTTCGCGGGCGCCTACCGGGCGTACGCCCTGCGCCACCCCGGCCGCTACGCCGCCACGCAGATCCGCGTCGACCAGTCCCTCGTCGCCGACTCCCCCACCCTGCGCCGCACCACCGAGATCACCTACGGCATGCTGCGGTCCTACGGCCTCACGGAGCCCGACCTCACCGACGCCGTACGCCTGCTGCGCAGCACCTTCCACGGGTACTGCGCGCTGGAGTCCTCCGGCGCCTTCGGGGCCCCGCGGGACGTTCAGGCGTCCTGGGACAAGGCGGTCGACGCGCTGCACGTGGCGCTGGAGAACTGGCCGCGCGCTTGA
- a CDS encoding PHP domain-containing protein, whose translation MGHGHGHPHGHHHHGHTHDHEHATAQALPAAFDTSVPDEVLSPAQQSRRGLLRRAGLLGAGLAAGTVLAPTGTATAAPAAPAQAASNGRRRKGFLWLAGDHHIHTQYSSDGKYRVVDQVRQGARHGMDWLVITDHGSATHAKIGVEKVNPDIREARDAHEDTLVFQGLEWNIPAAEHGTVFVHPGKHEVSVLKQFETDYDGSVKGAGDSTPANEALAIAGLSFLADQVKRRKVKDALMLANHPARKGIDSPHEIRAWRDATSRGHQIAVGFEGAPGHQAGGLPKPLGPGGARGIYDGSPSANSFAGYPLESYRTWGGFDWMTATVGGLWDSLIAEGRPWWITANSDSHQVYADTGARGGGDFNANGRYDDPVYAGQIDINQNDFWPGQYSRTHVGSDGFSYAAVMDGIRAGRVWVDHGQLVSGLDVRVSGGGRWATLGGALHVRRGTRVTLSIDVALAGGPNWAGFVPKLARVDVIQGDVTGPAADKDTFTAPTARVVKSYEVNKDTGTVRLTYDLGRVDRPVYLRTRGTDGNRSAVGALGAKVDPAGPAIDVVGDADPWRDLWFYSNPVWILPS comes from the coding sequence ATGGGGCACGGACACGGACACCCGCACGGTCACCACCACCACGGACACACACACGACCACGAGCACGCCACCGCACAGGCCCTGCCCGCCGCCTTCGACACCAGCGTCCCCGACGAGGTCCTGAGCCCCGCGCAGCAGTCGCGCCGCGGTCTGCTGCGCCGCGCCGGTCTGCTCGGCGCCGGACTGGCCGCCGGCACCGTCCTCGCCCCGACCGGCACCGCCACCGCCGCACCCGCCGCCCCCGCGCAGGCCGCGAGCAACGGCCGCCGCAGGAAGGGCTTCCTCTGGCTGGCAGGCGACCACCACATCCACACCCAGTACAGCAGCGACGGCAAGTACCGCGTCGTCGACCAGGTCCGCCAGGGCGCCCGGCACGGCATGGACTGGCTGGTCATCACCGACCACGGCAGCGCCACCCACGCGAAGATCGGGGTGGAGAAGGTCAACCCGGACATCCGCGAGGCCCGCGACGCCCACGAGGACACCCTCGTCTTCCAGGGCCTGGAGTGGAACATCCCGGCCGCCGAGCACGGCACCGTCTTCGTCCACCCCGGCAAGCACGAGGTCTCGGTCCTCAAGCAGTTCGAGACCGACTACGACGGCAGCGTCAAGGGCGCGGGCGACTCCACCCCCGCCAACGAGGCCCTCGCCATCGCCGGACTCTCCTTCCTCGCCGACCAGGTCAAGCGGCGCAAGGTCAAGGACGCCCTGATGCTCGCCAACCACCCGGCGCGCAAGGGCATCGACTCCCCGCACGAGATCCGCGCCTGGCGCGACGCCACCTCCCGCGGCCACCAGATCGCCGTCGGCTTCGAGGGCGCCCCGGGCCACCAGGCGGGCGGCCTCCCCAAGCCCCTCGGCCCGGGCGGTGCCCGCGGCATCTACGACGGCAGCCCGAGCGCCAACTCCTTCGCCGGATACCCCCTGGAGAGCTACCGCACCTGGGGCGGCTTCGACTGGATGACCGCCACCGTCGGCGGCCTGTGGGACAGCCTCATCGCCGAGGGCCGCCCGTGGTGGATCACCGCCAACTCCGACTCCCACCAGGTCTACGCCGACACCGGCGCCCGCGGCGGCGGCGACTTCAACGCCAACGGCCGCTACGACGACCCCGTCTACGCCGGACAGATCGACATCAACCAGAACGACTTCTGGCCCGGCCAGTACAGCCGCACCCACGTCGGCTCCGACGGCTTCTCCTACGCCGCCGTCATGGACGGCATCCGCGCCGGCCGCGTCTGGGTCGACCACGGGCAGCTCGTCAGCGGCCTCGACGTCCGCGTCTCGGGCGGCGGCCGCTGGGCCACCCTCGGCGGCGCCCTGCACGTCCGCAGGGGCACCCGGGTCACCCTCTCCATCGACGTCGCCCTGGCCGGCGGCCCCAACTGGGCGGGATTCGTCCCGAAGCTGGCCCGCGTCGACGTCATCCAGGGCGACGTGACCGGACCGGCCGCCGACAAGGACACCTTCACCGCGCCGACCGCCCGGGTGGTCAAGTCCTACGAGGTCAACAAGGACACCGGCACCGTCCGCCTCACCTACGACCTCGGCCGCGTCGACCGCCCCGTCTACCTCCGCACCCGCGGCACCGACGGCAACCGGTCCGCCGTCGGCGCGCTGGGTGCCAAGGTCGACCCGGCGGGCCCCGCCATCGACGTCGTCGGCGACGCCGACCCGTGGCGCGACCTGTGGTTCTACTCCAACCCCGTCTGGATCCTGCCCTCGTGA